CCGTTAATAATGGTATAATGATTATTTGATTTTATTGTAGTAAACTTTGCAAACCCTGATATGGTGGGGCATACAGGCATTTTATCGGCCGTGGTAAAGGCTATAGAAAAAGTAGATGATTGCACCAAACAAATTGTAGCACAAGCCATTGCAAAATTTTGGAATGTACTCATTACCGCCGACCATGGCAATAGCGAA
This genomic window from Bacteroidota bacterium contains:
- a CDS encoding 2,3-bisphosphoglycerate-independent phosphoglycerate mutase (catalyzes the interconversion of 2-phosphoglycerate and 3-phosphoglycerate) is translated as MVVNFANPDMVGHTGILSAVVKAIEKVDDCTKQIVAQAIAKFWNVLITADHGNSE